The window CTTTTCTTCTGCAGGTGGTCATTTGGTGGTAAAACTGGCTCCCTGTTGTTGGTGAGGCTGTAAAGTTTTAGAACTGGCTGTGGGAATATGAATTTGCTCTGTGAGCgtctttttaaactattttcagCCTGCCACCCAAATAACAGCAAGGCCGCTAACATATGTCAGGGACACTCATGACCTCCTTGtaagtgcagctgcagcataGTGGTAATGCCACTTAAAATAAAGTTAGGTCACTGTTGTgtcgataataataataataataataataagttgacatctttctctctgcttctgctcttatttgtttcttttctttcttgtctctccctcctcagcATTGCACTGATAAACCACAGCTGTCTTCCCAGCGTCATAGTCACATATAACGGGACGTCTGCTGAGGTTCGGGCAGTGCAGAACATGAAGCCTGGAGATGAAGTGAGGAAATGGAACAGCTGCCATTAGAGGGGGTTGGgctcagacttttttttttttttaacctgtgttGTTATTACAAGAGTGTGTGAGACTGATTCAGCTGATTTTGGTAGATTAGCCAAACGAAGAAGATTCACAAAACTACTTTTAATCTGATAAAGAGTAGTAAATATCTTATATTTACTTCCTTTTCATCTTCCACTTATATGAATTTATCAACTTTGAATAATGTCTAAGAGAgatattgttgtattttgattgttttctgcCACCGAAAGTTTAAATGAATAGTTAAACATTTTGGTTAAACTTGTTCACTTTTTTGCAGAGTTGGATGATATTCTCCTGTCGATTAAATATGCAGCTACGAACTAGAAATTATTGACTTGGCTAAGCATAGAGACtagaaagaggagaaaacagcTACCAAAGGTCTACCAGGACCTTTTAAGTGCAGTAATTAACCAATATATGTTGCTTGTTGCTTGTTTAATCCAACAAAAGGTGATGTAGAAGCAACTTTTGACAAATGTCTAAACTGTGTCAAATGTTTCCTCTAAATCTTGAAACAAACTTGATAGGATGTAGTTTTGTTCTCTGTCTTAAAACAGGCAGTTGGATTAAATAAAAGGGATGAGACAgtgtcttaaaaatgtaaaaggagaCTTGATATTATGACCTAGTGAGATTGTGTTACTGAAAGACTTTGGCATGAGCAGAGTGGGACATCAAGTTAAGTGTAGAGAAAGAGTCTGGGTTCAATTTCAAGCCTCTAACTTGTAGTTGAGTTATCTGgcaacaaatcaaaacattcacacaagAGGAGAGATGTTAAGGAAGGAAAGTGTGCATAATTTAGGATTATAACgtgctgtgttttatttctacCTTTAGGTGCTCATCAGCTACATAGACCTCCTCTATCCAACAGATGACCGCAACAGCTTGCTGAGAGATTCTTACTACTTCACCTGTGATTGCCAGGAATGTAAAACCAAATCAAAGGTGAGACACCACAACAAGTGCCATGTGAAAAAAGAGCaaatcataaaatcaaacaacttacattgtttttcaagttgtaaaaaaaaactgtcagcagCTGACTGTCGTGCTCGGTGTCCTTTCTTCACTTCCAGGACAAGGCAAAGTTGAAAGTTCGTAAGCAGAGTGATCCCATTGAGCCGCACGTGATCAGCAACATGGTGCGCTACGCCAGGAAAACCATCAAGGAGTTCCGGGCCCttaaacaaataagaaataTCCTTTACTGTCACCAAATAATGTCAATAACTGTATTGTGTTGTAGAAATTATCTccaatattaatttaatttacaaatacTGCAGGTACGTTCAGTGCTTTCTCATTCATAAATCTTCAGCAAAGTAGCTTTCAAGACCctaaaacatctgttaaaacAATCAGGAGCCATTTGAAGCTTAAGTCGAAACTCATCTTGTGTTGACGCAGTCCTTGACTCTGTGGCACCCCCTAGTGAGCTGCTGGAGATGTGTGAACAGAGCTTGGAGGAGATGGGAGCCATCTTTGATGACGCCAATGTTTACATGCTCCACATGATGTACCAGGCCATGGGGGTTTGTCTCTACATGGAAGATCCAGACGGAGCAATCAGATACGGAGAGAAGATCCTCAAACATTACATGTAATGACAAACAATGAACCCTGAAAATGTTACAGCATCCCTTCACTGCCACCACATGAAAGTAACCACTGCTTATTGCACTTTGGGAATCGTAAAGTTACGTTGTGTTATGAGTTTGCACATACTGGGAATAAAATGTCAGGatattttatgtttcaacaattaCTTTCCTTACTGTGAACAGTTTAGGAAGAAGACAGGATTTTAGAAAGATATTAGGGGTCTTCTTGTGATAATAATGCAATATATAACCTTGCATATTTACCTGCTGAAGTGTAACCAGCATGTTTTCTTGTTCCAATGCAGCAAACTGTATCCACCATACTCTTTGAATGTGTCCTCCATGTACCTGAAGTTGGGCAGACTGTACATGGGACTAGATAGGAAGTCAGTGGGCATCAGCGCTCTCAAGAAGGTAAAATGACCTGCAGACTTTTTACAGACTTTCATActcaaatacaataaaacttcACAGCACATTTAATAAACAAACGTACATACTGTTACAATCATGTGCAAAAAACATTAGGACTGGGTATCATGAAATATTTCTCTTACATTTAGTACCGATACCAAAAACTTTGGGgggacaaaatgcattttaatttaacaaCAGAAGTCTTTTTCTCaaattggagagaaggcagacatttctatggacgatatctccaacacttggcctCTCACACTAACACAATCTAGAccaataaatagcactacatgtaatgtatgtttttgttttttttaatcgattGCTTTGACTCAATTGAATTTAGTCAGAAATTTGAATAGGAAACTGTGTAATCAAGCAATAGGAAATGATCACAAATTTGACCAAGCATTATATGGCAGTTTTCAGttcttcacacacatttcagttgttttcaaaaAAGGTTTGATATACCCTGATGTAGAAATCACGTACATtctgcaaatattttcaaattatattgttttttgtgtacgCAGGCAATGGCCATAATGGAGGTGGCTCATGGGAAGGATCACTTCTACATGACAGAGCTGCGCAAAGAGATGACACAGAATTGAGGAGAAAGTTAAGAAGTAACACGAGTAACACGGTGGATCCGTAGAGACTGCATATACTTCTGTGGCTGGGAGCTTTACAAAACTGAAGGCACTTTCTACTCTTTTTGTTAAGAGAGGCAAAAATAGAGAGcgttcatgtttttatacaagGTACACGGTAGGGTTGTTTTATGCaatctaattattttttaatttctggatAATGAACTTCTGAGTGTTATGTTTGCAAGAAATCATCAAGTTTGTTGAATGTTGGATACTTTTGTACCAAGCATGAATTTAAAGTTTAGttataaaatctgaaaatgtgacCAGTTCTTTTTACCCATTGTGACCATTAGGTCTTAAAGAATTACATTCTTAACTGTTAatgatttcctgttttgttttggcttgcGACTGACGCGTCAGCTGGACCTTTCATCCCTCAGAGTGCAgttgtttacatttgtgtgtagGGGCGTCAATGCAGCTAAATCCctgtcagccaatcaggacAGCTGCTTCACCACAAGGGCCCTATTAAAGCTGCAGAATGTGTCCGAGTCACGGTAGAGGGCTGCTACAGAGTACTGTGTTTGCATTTAGCACCTTGTTTGCGAGAGAAACcctctccaacacacacacacacacacattgttaacagctgaaggaaaacaattaaaaaataaatgaatttgtggTCACAGTCTTAAAGAAAATAAGGCTTTATTGCATAATAAGCAAGTACGACAGCTTCATACATGTCtggggagagaaaaacaaaagacttgATGCACTGAAAACGCATATACAAAACATATGTACACATACTTTGAAAGGTATTTGGGAGTTTtgccaaaaggaaaaaaaaattaggggaaaattaaatataaacaaacagtgGAATGCCGTGTACGGAAATACTGTCACAGAGACAACAGAAGTGCAACAAAACACTTATATGTCGAGAGAGCATAAAGCTTATACTTATTTGAGAATATATacattgaaatataaaaacgCATGCATAGTTTATTAATTTGCGGTATTTTTAGGGTACCAAGTCAAAAAAAGGAACTATATAAAACAATTGTAGAAATCTTTTCTCACATGCCCATTATGTACAAAGTTACTTTGGACACGGCTGGCTTTGCATCacgaaaaataaaaagtatatttaacgttaacatataaaagaaaattCTTCAGAGTGTAATTTTATAAACAGGATCCAGGAACATGGCGACTTCGAATCACGTGAGTTTGGATCAGATTAGTTCTAACGgctgccttttttgtttttttggcaaagtcAGCCAGGTTACTGTTATATTATTATCCCTCAAAAATAAATCTCCTACTGTCAAATTTTACCTGAGAGTTAggtaaatgttttgaaaaagttgttcttaatgacaaaacaaactatTAAATACTGATTACTAAGGCACAATGACACAGTGTATTTGCTGTATACGGACACAATGGATTGAAAACTGTggaattacattttaaaaattaaatccaattcattggattttaaattttaacaattttttgttttacttttgaaatgctTTTAAGTAGGAAATGTTATAAGACAAATTTGATCGCAAGGAGCTGTGGTTGAAGATAGTGAtgagcaaaaaagaagaaattaatcTCTTAGAGCGACTTTTTTTGGTCTTCGGTATGTGTTCGTAAGTCCTTGATTCAGGAAACGACTTCCGTCAGCCAACAACACATTCACATGCTCCTCAAACAGTTGTTCTTTCGACTTCAGTGTGTCCATGAGCTTTAAGTTGTGATGTCGAAACGACACAGACGGCACAATGAAGATGAGTTAGATGTTATTGCTCAGAGCCTTTAAACAGCTATGATTTATGATcggaaacacatttttcagattattcTAACACTACATGAATGCAGCTTAGGTCTGCAGAGGTAACTAGGATGTCTAATTCACTCAAAGAACATCAGATTGTAGGTCAGTCTCATTCattcaaatgaatattttatcgttattaatgtaaagttataCACGATGGCTGGAAATGCATTGGAGAGTTTTGTGGGGCGGGCAGCACCAGCTGTCAAACGTGTGTGTACTATAATGAAGTGTCACGGAGAAACTTACACcacatgttgcaaaaactattaaaactcTTGGGTCTGATCCATTTACATGAATCAGTTTGAAGGAACCGAAACTGTGAAAAGAAGCAGTCTGTCTActgctaattttaaaaaaaagtaactataaaaatgtactttgtgtgtgtgcgtgtgtgtttgcatgtggaGGAGGATCTTAAAGGAGATGCATCAAGGAAAATGGGAGTGATCCTTTTGGCATTGACAAAGGAAGGCTTTTggaaaaatatagtaaaaaaattaagacgagttcaaagatgaaaaataaaaagatcaacACGCTTGTCAATGCTCAAACAATCTtgatagaaataaataaaaaaaaacattgttacaaTGTTGAAGTAAATATTTGCTGTATTAATCAATactctgttaaaaataaaaggaatattTTAGCACAGTGATTTAAAGAATACTTTTGTTTGGCAAACTCTTTCAGAGTaaagaaaatagtaataatactgCTGCCACCTACTGTTCATGCAGCATAGTGCCATTTCTAATCATGGCTAGATAATGAATGAGAAATGCCGCAGGCAATCTTTCCAAACTAAAAGTGAGATTTCTCAAGATATTTGTTCTCGTGACCACAAAGGACACGTAGGCAGAAACCTGCAGAGGGAAAACACTCGATAAGCATTCTCCAAACAGAAGGTCCAAGAATTAAAATCGGGAAAAATGAACTACATACACTGATTGGGAGAATTGTTTGTCAGTTTCTATACAGGCCTACACAAAACCTTCTCTCCCTTGAGGTGAGTTTGTTTGAAAATCCACCATAAACTGCCACATAGAAAACAAATCTCTGTTCCTGCTTCCAACCAGCTATCAGTCACACTGTATCTGATGCACAGTCCTCGTGCTAATTTTAAGTACCGTCGTCGTTATCTGGTGCCATTCTGCTACGTTGTattaggtcaaaggtcaggatCCCCAGATCAGATAAGACGGGAGTTCTTGAGGAACTTGATTAGGACCTGGTAGACAAACTTATACTGGGAAATGGTCTGCACCATCAGCATCCTCTGCTGCCTCAAGCCTGACAACATGGTGGGAACCTCCACAGGCTGatgggaaggaaaaaaaaaacatggaattgaaagtacaagaacaaaacaaagaaaatgcataaaGTAAGAGACAATCCTTTAGGcatgtaaactgtaaaactgaTTCTGTTGGGCTATATTACTCTGTGCAGTAAaaaggctctgtgtgtgttggttaGAAAAAGACGCAGTTACATTGTAAGTCCTGAACCTGCCTCCTCTCCTGCTACATATCTGATTCACTGAGTGAAATAATAAGTGTATCTTACCTCGATTTTCTGAGGGCCTCATTACAGAAATATATCCTAACTGCTTGTCCTATCTTAAGCTTAAAAGACAGTAAACAAACTGTTTTCGTATTACAGAAGAAATTTCTAAACTCGTGGCTGTGTTTCATCCTATCTCAGacctcttttaatttttaattttataatggTCCAGCACATTTTAAGCATCATCATACAGTTTGAGTGGCCTTTTAATGATAAGTGTATTTTTCGGTGCTCATGTTGTTCTCCATCTTTATTATCATTGCCCTACACACCAAACAACAATGCTGCTGCCATTTCTGGCAGTTATCCTAGATTTAGGACCATCCTAACTTAAGATTCCTGACTAAGTTAAGACGGTTCTGTAACAGCTAAAAGCTTATCCTAAGATAAGAAAGGATTCTTTCCTAAATGCAGTTAGGAaacatatttctgtaaaaacaaaaatcatacgTGTCATCCTGAACTGAAATAAGATAGGATTTCAGATTTAGGAAGTTTCTGTAATGAGGCCCCAGGTTTGCATAACAAAgtgtatttattgttattattcattGTTTGGTCTGCATCCTCTTATGAGTCAAATCATGAGCAACAtctattcaaaaataaaagacctTCGTGTACATTTTTCCTACAAAGTTTTTCCCATACAAACTGTCAAAGAAAAGTTGTAATcctaaaaagaacaaaaacataattaaaaccCCGGACAGATTTTTGAATTTGGAGTCCACCAACCTCATTGTGCTCCAGGCAGCTGATCATGAGCTCAGTGAGGATGACCACTCCGGTGCGACCCACGCCTGCACTACAGTGAACCACCACAGGCGGATTGAGGCTCTTTGACGTGTCCAGCATGGAGTTGGTGTGTCTCCTCACAGACTGGATCTCCTCCAGGTAGGCTGCAGGGAAAAAGAAGGAGACAAAGGTCAGACAAAGGCTGAAGAGAGAATTTATGAGTGTGGATAACTGATTTTGCTGCtcacttgtattatttcttttcacCATGTGCTTATCCTGTGACTTCGTTTTTAAATTGATGTCTTGAATAATAATCTAAACTATACTGTTTAGTTTTCCTCACAGAAATTAATGACATACTCCCACTTATTTTCATGGACCAGATTTCCAAACTTTTCTGTGATTTATGgactcataataataaaaaataaatgtcttgcAGCATTTGCctgctgtttttcaaacttaTCAGTTTAAACTCCACTCAAATGTGATTTCATCTGCTGCCTGTCATGCATGAAGGAGGAGCCTGAACACAGGGAGAAAATAAGGAAACATATGTGATAGTCAACAAATCATTGTTGCATATTAGAGCATAATTGACAGTCACAGAAAAAAGTTTCTACTGTCTTGATGATTATGATGAAGGTTATGTTACAAGTGGAGGAAAAGTTGATACAGCAGAGATATTTTAGCGTGGAACTATTCACGACATAAATGGCAAGTAtcaatttttaaatctaaaatattaatattacatatACAAATTATACCTTTGTTAGCCttatagaataataaaatcaattgctttttagTCCACTGGatacattttactgcaataaaatgactgaagtcGAAACCTCTATcttaaaaaaagttcatttgcagctaaaaaaaagtaatgaacgGCAATATATTTCACATCATCATATGTTGTCACAAAACTGAGCACATTGCCACaagtttaaaattgcaataatattgtatcatgacttaTTTATTGTGATTGTATCGTATCGTGGGGTCTGTGGTGATTCCTATCCCTATAATACTGTAACAATCATTATACACAACAACATTAGATGACTTTTCCAAACTTGgaatgatttttattaattccatgacttttccaggcctggaaaataagACTGggaaattctatgactttttcaggttttccatgactgtgggaacacTGTGAGATATAGGCCTACTGTATATTTTTCTCACACCCCTTAAAATCAAGAGGGCCAAGAGCCACTCTGTGAAGCTTTGGTGACCCCTAGTGAGGGTTGAGGCCCTGTTAACATGTTAAGTTGTTACCTGAGCGGTTCTGGTAGAAGAGTCAGGCTAAATTTACCCCCTGCTCCCAGTCTTCATGCTCCGCTAGACTAACTGCCTGCTGGCTTtgagtttatatttatattgtacaGACACAAGTTTGATATCTTGTCTAACACTCTGCACGAAAGTGAGTGagcatatttcacaaaatgtccaGCTATTCCTTCAATTAGAAAGTAAATTATGACAGCGACTGAtacatcacttcctgttcatGTGTGACACTCACAGAGGAATCCCTGGACATATTCAGGACAGCCCTGCTCAGGCCAGTCAGTGTACTGCAGGTGCCACACCGTCCTCTCCTGGCCAGACAGAAGGTGTTTGACCTTCAACCCCGTGGTGGCGTAGCAGCCTGAGTCGGTGCGGAATTTGGTGGTCACCTTGAACTTGCCGTGAGTGGCCGAGTTGTGCTTGGAGCCCAGTTTGGGCCAGTAGCGGTGACTCTTGGACCTGCCACCCTCCTGGATGGAACAGAGGGTGAAGATTGGAGGATGAGGATACTtagacataaacacaaagacacagtaacacacacacacacacacacacacacacacaaactcactgTCATCCTATTTCTCATACACGCAGACAGACGCCAGCTGTCGGCCGCTGAAAAATATCCACATCTGCGTGTGCCATGTGGgcgcatatgtgtgtgagtaCCTCCTCggcagtaaccatggcgatgacGTTGACCCCTTGCTCCCAGACCATCTGCCAGAAGTCGGCACAGGTGTTGGCTAGCGGGCCCTGGGTGGCAATGTAGTGCCACTCCTCCCCTCTGATCATCACctgggaaaacacacacatattatcaATTAGCGCACATTGAGATTACAGTGACTGCAGTGCACACTGTAATGCTCCGACATATGGgttaaaaaattgtattttgcttacaaaaaacaactcacaATTTAAAAGATACTTAATGTTAAAGGGATGATTTGGATTAtttgaagtgaggttgtatgaggttcttattcatagtcagtgtgttaacTACAGCCGATGTCAGGCAGTTTGGAGAAGaaggctggagtccgacacagaagctaagtgatgtactgctgtggatagAGGTCAACAACACCTatttcagccacctaaaaaaacatacacatgctacgttgagagtattttcaacattttacctttttgtctGACAGCCTGTTTTGGCAGGAAAGCTGTTAACGGCTTCAGTTGCCCATCTGggttctcttcaaagccaccggactccactgacaaaaactgtgttttttgcatGCTGGAAATGGGAaatgctggtctaccactgctactatcagttagttagtgttattgtgCAACTTTGGGGAATTTGAACTAACCCTtataaatgccaaagtcacccaaaaacacaaacaaacttccaatcgaggcagcagtaaaccagcagctcctgtgttaaGCAATGTTAAACCACAGTTGTTCTCACTGCAGTCTGGCtctgaagaaaagaaatataactgatttattttctatatgGAAATCATTGTCTGACATTAGGGTAAAGCAGCGAAAATAttataaatgggattttttttaagtggctaaaatttGATTTGTTGCTACCCCTCGACAGTAGTAGATTTTTTTAGCTTCGATGTCTTCCATGACTCCAacttgcttctccaaactggggacgtGCTGACTGAAATCTACTGTTTGTAATTCAATGTCTATAGATGAGTGCTTCAGACGATCCTATatcaaaaaaatcccaactaTCCCTTAAACCTCTTACTTACAAACATTGACAATAATCTCATCCACCACTGGAGAGCAGTATTTACATGAAATTTGGCCACAGTTTAGGTCTTTTATCTCATTTATAAAACTATCATCCCCTGTTCCTTCTTTTGCTTTCCCTCATTAATAATCACAAGGCTGCACACAGCCCTGAAAAGCTTCCCATCTTCCTTACACTCCAACCACAGAGTGCCATTACATAATGAGCATGTCCCAGCTAATTCCTCAGGCCACCTCGTGACTGTAAACACTGTATTAAGAGATGGATGGGAATAAACAAGGTCTTTTGTTCTGTGGCAGCTACCTTAAATGACGGAGGGGAGTAAGAGGGTTACACCGTGATAGGCCGCGATTCAGTGCCGCTTTGGTGAAATGCAAactcatgcatacacacaagCTTGTGCGCACACACTGTTTGCAACTAAGCATGAATAGAGGGGCTAGTGAGAGCAGCTCAGGTTGACTTAAGAGGGTTTGGAGTTTGGACTGCATTCTTTGGGAATTCCACGAGCTCTGTGAGCTTAAAGGTCTAAACAGCCTTCAGCAGCTGCCTTTCATCCGTTTCTGCGAGCCGTTCGCTGCTTAGGAATGACCACAACAAAGACGAGCAGAGAGCTGAATGTGTCGAGTTTATGCTCTGCGTTTTAATTTGTGGTGCATGATGTGGGTGTTGCAAAGCACTTTGAGACTAACTGTGGTGAAGCTGAGCCAAACACATAAACTTGAAACttgtaaaacactttgtgaaATATTCTTTAACTTAATTTGACTGTTTAATAACCAGACAGTATAATGATTTTTCTCTATGCTGGTTCAAACTGAAAACTAAAAGATTATTCAGTCTCAGTCTTAAAAATCCAGGCTGTCATGTTGACATAGAAAACATCCAATGTTGTATGTTATCTAACAAAAAGTGTATTTctatttccccctttttttttatgtgcacgTGTAACCCTCCCTGCAAACcaatgactactgcagagtaaTTTATCCAGGGAGTGACTGCCGATCTAAGCTCTCTCATTAACCACAAAAGCCAGATTTTAGCAGGTATTTGTGGGGgttttgtccagtgggaaaggTGCCTAACTTCAACGATCGTAGCTGTtctccagcattttttttttagtcttcgCTGCTTAAATGGCACTGTTGTGAAATGGTCTTCCAACTTTCCCTTGTATACTTTCATCAGACCAAACTGAAGCAGCCACTCAGTCTTGTCTTGAATCTGTCCTTTGGAGTATATCCTTCTGTACACTTGTGTTCATGTGGTTTTAATGCTTCTCTGACCACCTCTGAAAGTAGCTTGGCCAACCGTATCACAACCTGTCCTCAATGCAATTTTGGTACATTTTCAAGTCAAGCACTATCCGGTTGCAATCCGCTCACCTAATACGCATTTCAATGCAAAGTGTAAAGGGGATCGCAGTGAAAGCATAAATTCAATAAAGGTCTGGATTACAGAAAGGGAGGTGCTATAATCAGCCCTAAAATTCCTTTTTACACTTTTACCCTTGATCCCTCAAGCGCACCTTGATATGCGAGGCATTGATGTAGCCCGTGTTGTTCTCCTTGTTTGGCACAAGCTCGACTCGATTCTCTTCATATGGAACAACGTCACGGAAACGGTTGCGCTCTGTGTTTTCGGGCAGAGTTGCTGTGGTGAGAACACAGTCTGCCCTCTTTTTGGGCACCTGCTCGTACTCAGTGAAGACCCGCTTCTCTTCCAGCTTCAGCTCCAAGGTCTTACACTGGAgcgacagagagaaaaagagaaagcgAGAGGAGGGGGTGTTAGTCATTCAGAGGTTTCTCTTTCAGTCCCAGAGGGCCTTTTATTCGTTTACATTCCAAATACCAAAGAGACTATTCACACCAGAAGAATCCAGAAATCTCATTACAATATACGTCCACAATTCTCGTCACCACTCATAACTGAAAATCAAAGAACTCAAAGCATTTTTAATGCATCAACACAGCTGCAAAAGAGCAAAATACCCAGTGGTGTTATTCATCCTAATGGGGTTCATGTTTATCAGGCCAGTCATGTTTGAGAGGgcagcatctctctctttctatcacTCTGTCTGTGTGGCTCGCTCGCTCTCTCTTGGGTCACATTCTTAACATACCAACGGGCCTAGAGGCGATAAGCACCACCATGCCACGCGTTCCACAGCCCACTTAGGGCTTGCCCCCGTTAGCTTAGCAACAGTCGGGACAAAGGCTGGGTTTCACACCTCCACACTCAAAAAGGGAGCCAACAGACAGTATTTGGGAAATGGAATGCATTAAACAGTGTGATTAATAGAGACTGTCTGGGTTTTGCAGCAACAATCTTCAGCAGAACTTCCTTTATCACTGCCAACAGGTGAGGGAGCTGGAAGTTAAAAGGTCCGACATTAATCTTCCATAtccatcaaacaaaaaaaaaagtttaatttgggTGTGGAGGTTTTTCGAATTCTATAATTGAATGAAAAGACTCTTAATCCAGCAGAGCATCAGTTTATTGTGGTGTGCAGGCTTGCCGCAGTATACCGGTTTCACAGTATACCATGGCATGAAAAATAACGATTATCatattgtgtgtatttgcttttctacggtagttaaaaaaatgttaccagACTGAAAATCTTacctttattttaaactttttaaggaACTTTTCAGAACATACTCtaattgaaaaatgtttttcaagttTCAATTATAACAGGCATTGGAGGAAAACCTCCTGTTTCCCGTCCTTATTATTTAAATTCTGTGTAATTCCGTACATCGTTAAACAGTTATATATTTAGAAATGGTTATCATACTATGTACACATCATGCATTTGCAACCCTAGTTATGTGTGAGTTTTCACATTTACAATTCATCCCAGAAagtttgacaaaagaaaaatccactGTAATAtatcagcaacaaaaaatgacattatttcaACCACGACACCATCATGTTTTTAAGTTATCcaccaatcacacacacatgctgtccaactgaaaaacaaaaaaggacatttgcTAGATCTTTCAAAGATAGTTCCTGGTTCACAGTTAAAGGCATGATATCTTAAAAACTATTCATATACTTAGTGAGAGCAAACATCTTACCCGTTCGTCTGTAGCAGCCTTGGCACCGTCTTCCGCAGGACTCTCGGGGACAGGCATGCGGGCCACATAGAGTCCGTTGAGGGCGGCCATCATCAGCGGCCTCTTCACAGAGTCTACAGACATCTTCTGTCTCTCCAGCGTCTTCAAGAGAGAGGAAAATCCTGGTGTCATGGTTACAGGTACCGGCAG is drawn from Plectropomus leopardus isolate mb chromosome 16, YSFRI_Pleo_2.0, whole genome shotgun sequence and contains these coding sequences:
- the smyd2b gene encoding N-lysine methyltransferase SMYD2-B codes for the protein MTGSIEGVERFDSPGKGRGLRVTRAFKLGELLFSSPAYSFVLSVKERGCYCEFCFTGKKGLARCGKCKNAFYCNAKCQRGDWAMHKLECSAMTAFGEKWCPSETSRLAARILAKKKTQKERCASERILLIGEIQSHVEDIDNDKREMNETDIAGLHRFFSKHLELPDHKDLVTLLSQVACNGFTIEDDELSQMGTAVYPDIALINHSCLPSVIVTYNGTSAEVRAVQNMKPGDEVLISYIDLLYPTDDRNSLLRDSYYFTCDCQECKTKSKDKAKLKVRKQSDPIEPHVISNMVRYARKTIKEFRALKQIRTPSELLEMCEQSLEEMGAIFDDANVYMLHMMYQAMGVCLYMEDPDGAIRYGEKILKHYIKLYPPYSLNVSSMYLKLGRLYMGLDRKSVGISALKKAMAIMEVAHGKDHFYMTELRKEMTQN